The genomic stretch TCATAAAATCTCGATTCTCTTTCTCCGGTATTTCTCCGGACGTTGCCGACGCTCTAATTAGCGTCGGATATTTAGTTTACCAATCAACTCACGATACTTCTCGACGTTCTTCTTCTTTAAGTAGTCGAGAAGACGGCGACGCTTTCCAACCATCATGAGCAGACCGCGTCGACTGTGGTGATCCTTCACATTTGCTTTGAAGTGATCGGTCAGCGAGTTGATACGTTGCGTCAGCAATGCAATCTGTACTTCTGGTGATCCGGTATCGCCCGGCTGCTTGCCGTAGGTTTCGATGAGTTTGGTTCGTTCTTCTATGGTGACCATTGGTCGTTCCTTCCTAATCAATCATTTTGCAAAGTATTTTCGCGCTTTCTCTTCATCGTCTTTCATTTGCGCGATTAACTCCTCCGCGTTCGGATAGGTCACCTGTCCGCGAAGAAATTGTAAAAACGATATTTCGATTCTTTGCCCATAAATCGTGGCATTGTAATCAAAAAGGTGTGCTTCGATTGCCCGAGGCAAATTACCAAATGTAGGGCGAGTTCCTATCGATAGCAAACTCGGATGACCGTTTAACCCTACTCCATTCACTCTTGCAATATAGACACCATCGGCAGGAATCAAGCGTTCCGACGGCTCGACTTGTAGATTTGCCGTTGGTACACCAAGTTCACGTCCTCTCCGCTCGCCGGCGACTACGTAACCGGAAAGGGTGAAGGGGCGTCCCAACCAATGATTCGCCGTCTCGATGTCACCGGTTAACAAAAGCTTTCGAATCGCTGAAGACGAGATCACCGTGCCGTCGATTTGAACCGGTTCCGCCCAATCGATATTGATCCCGAGCGACTTTGCGATGGTCGGCAAGGTGTCCCGATTTCCAGAACGTTTGTATCCGAAGGCATGATTGGGACCGAGGTAGTACCGCTCGATACCATAGGAACGAATAAGTTCCTTTA from bacterium encodes the following:
- the rpsO gene encoding 30S ribosomal protein S15; its protein translation is MVTIEERTKLIETYGKQPGDTGSPEVQIALLTQRINSLTDHFKANVKDHHSRRGLLMMVGKRRRLLDYLKKKNVEKYRELIGKLNIRR
- the ribF gene encoding riboflavin biosynthesis protein RibF, whose product is MKVLYWPNGYTCDKVPSVGTIGVFDGLHRGHRHLIEGMLDNAKRAKLLSTVVTFDPHPQMVVGGLPNPVKLLIGIEERLSILASLGVERTIVCQFTRDLSMLSAEEFLKELIRSYGIERYYLGPNHAFGYKRSGNRDTLPTIAKSLGINIDWAEPVQIDGTVISSSAIRKLLLTGDIETANHWLGRPFTLSGYVVAGERRGRELGVPTANLQVEPSERLIPADGVYIARVNGVGLNGHPSLLSIGTRPTFGNLPRAIEAHLFDYNATIYGQRIEISFLQFLRGQVTYPNAEELIAQMKDDEEKARKYFAK